Proteins co-encoded in one Brassica oleracea var. oleracea cultivar TO1000 chromosome C4, BOL, whole genome shotgun sequence genomic window:
- the LOC106340058 gene encoding probable pectinesterase/pectinesterase inhibitor: protein MNTPVIHILLFLFVAATATAAATPTKRANYLFTPHAKAVAGICTVIQTNTSLCCKTLKHVPTNDPIELIRALAVAAESSVKNSVAFLSEIKPKHTSNATAAAAIISCGKNLKYALEDFIEFWKATGKDVKTLAHNYFTCKRTLMSIMGYHWTCFDDIEDKSLLKEMEIGIGVGKNLSSDSYDVFNGLNTIFKTFGIKVKLNEEDTSPRPPPLSAYYY, encoded by the coding sequence ATGAACACTCCAGTCATACATATATTATTGTTTCTCTTCGTAGCTGCCACCGCAACGGCAGCCGCTACACCAACCAAACGCGCAAACTACCTTTTCACACCGCACGCAAAAGCAGTCGCGGGAATATGCACTGTAATCCAAACAAACACAAGTCTATGCTGCAAAACCCTTAAACACGTTCCTACCAATGATCCCATTGAATTGATCCGAGCGTTAGCGGTTGCGGCTGAATCTTCCGTGAAAAATAGTGTGGCTTTTCTCTCAGAAATCAAACCAAAACATACATCAAACGCAACCGCAGCTGCAGCGATCATCAGCTGCGGGAAAAACTTGAAATACGCATTGGAAGATTTCATCGAGTTTTGGAAAGCTACGGGGAAAGATGTAAAGACGTTGGCTCATAACTATTTCACGTGTAAGAGGACGCTAATGTCGATTATGGGGTACCATTGGACTTGTTTTGATGATATTGAAGATAAGAGTTTGTTGAAGGAAATGGAGATTGGGATTGGAGTTGGGAAGAATCTAAGCAGTGATTCGTACGATGTGTTCAATGGTTTAAATACTATTTTTAAGACTTTTGGTATTAAGGTGAAGCTGAACGAGGAAGACACTTCGCCCCGACCGCCACCATTGTCGGCTTATTACTACTGA